Proteins co-encoded in one Methanosarcinales archaeon genomic window:
- a CDS encoding acylphosphatase codes for MSAAIKSIYATITDHIQMVGYREIVEAHGKARGLAGFVFNDVDGSVKVMARGPESVLTEFIHDLKSDRSDTTIDTIEIIEDIALPSPFGRIAVDDVKEYMGRFDKGIGILNEINIQLENHTGSLNEHTTLLQGMNNKLDVLNSVNDKLDSLPERMAEAMKK; via the coding sequence ATGTCAGCTGCAATAAAAAGCATATATGCAACAATAACAGACCACATCCAGATGGTAGGGTATCGGGAGATTGTCGAAGCTCATGGAAAAGCCAGAGGATTGGCAGGATTTGTTTTTAATGATGTTGATGGTTCGGTTAAAGTTATGGCCCGTGGACCGGAATCTGTTCTAACCGAATTTATCCATGATTTGAAATCAGACCGCTCAGACACTACCATAGATACCATAGAAATTATTGAAGATATCGCCCTGCCTTCACCATTTGGCAGGATTGCAGTGGATGATGTTAAGGAATATATGGGACGGTTTGATAAAGGCATTGGAATATTAAATGAGATAAATATCCAACTTGAAAATCATACCGGTTCATTGAACGAACATACAACATTGCTTCAAGGGATGAATAATAAACTTGATGTTCTTAATAGTGTGAATGATAAACTTGATTCACTACCCGAAAGAATGGCCGAAGCAATGAAGAAATAA
- a CDS encoding MarR family transcriptional regulator, translated as MDFKLSELELCIIVILDNSPTISELAKRTGVTAGYISRLITSLQHKGFVEVSKTGITKHVRLSSNLHAVKLKTTLHNRSYMPLTRLLAGSNIQVFAVLSAGKADITRLLDESGISEATIRRNIRAFKKYAIVLHRDTEYELSQDLKDIREFLRDYCSYFAVSTLNKISSQGRFIASHGFEFLFASDITITLENIKPTGLTEISKIIPLMQTENHYFYSLRELSCEEIAVHAITIDPYNKRNLTYVILYMLKTKTDSNRFIKISHQYGIDIAKSIVNLINTWKQPEEKFMPSPLYIKQKAVEYDIKWHE; from the coding sequence ATGGACTTCAAACTTTCAGAACTCGAACTGTGCATAATAGTCATTCTCGATAATTCACCCACCATTAGCGAACTTGCCAAGCGCACAGGAGTTACTGCAGGATATATTTCGAGGCTAATAACATCCCTGCAGCATAAAGGGTTTGTGGAGGTCTCAAAAACAGGTATCACCAAGCATGTGAGACTGAGTAGCAACCTGCATGCTGTGAAACTCAAAACCACCCTTCATAACCGAAGCTATATGCCCCTTACGAGACTCCTGGCTGGGTCAAACATACAGGTTTTCGCTGTTCTGTCTGCCGGAAAAGCAGACATTACTCGTTTGCTGGATGAGAGCGGGATATCAGAAGCAACGATCCGTCGCAATATCAGGGCGTTCAAAAAATATGCCATTGTGCTCCATCGGGATACAGAATATGAATTATCCCAGGACCTGAAAGATATCAGAGAATTCCTAAGGGATTATTGCTCCTACTTCGCAGTATCCACATTAAACAAAATATCATCGCAAGGTCGGTTTATCGCATCCCATGGCTTTGAATTTCTTTTTGCTTCAGACATAACGATCACACTTGAAAATATAAAACCCACCGGATTAACTGAAATATCAAAAATAATCCCGCTCATGCAGACTGAGAACCATTATTTCTATTCATTGAGGGAACTGTCATGCGAAGAAATTGCAGTCCATGCAATTACCATAGATCCATACAATAAAAGGAACCTGACCTATGTAATATTATACATGTTAAAAACAAAAACCGATTCAAACCGGTTTATTAAAATTTCACATCAGTATGGCATTGATATTGCAAAAAGCATAGTAAACCTGATAAATACCTGGAAACAACCTGAAGAAAAATTCATGCCGTCACCCTTGTATATCAAACAAAAGGCAGTGGAGTATGACATAAAATGGCACGAATAG